The following are from one region of the Alicyclobacillus fastidiosus genome:
- the ylbJ gene encoding sporulation integral membrane protein YlbJ produces MSRGKKGQLLNLVLIAVAMIFTIALVLYPEQGFAAGISGLKVFGKVVFPSLLPFFVLAEILMGLGVVRGLGVLLEPLMRPLFSVPGVGAFALSMGLAAGYPMDAVIASRFRETGQCTRVEGERLLAFTNTADPLFMLSAVAVGMFKSPAVGGLLAVSHYISAFLVGVCFKFWGRKDKDHLAELQARRTERAKGSIFVRAYREMMLAREEDGRPFGKLLGNAVTESMQTLIMICGFIVFFAVFIEILSLSGMMSVIGAPIGLIYHMFHINGGLVNPTIAGLLELDIGSAQTAVVNAPMLQKLALVSGIIGWSGLAVHAQVASVLTNTDIRMLPYFLARFLQAIFAAAATVVLYLMGMGRVATEAMAHVPGLTGVGQALDGHPFWQVSSSAIALWLCIVAGLLVISMALSILRRVRVIAFHTRLK; encoded by the coding sequence TTGAGCCGGGGCAAAAAGGGCCAGTTACTAAACCTGGTACTCATCGCGGTAGCGATGATTTTTACCATCGCACTAGTTCTTTATCCCGAACAGGGGTTTGCAGCAGGGATATCCGGTTTAAAAGTGTTTGGGAAAGTGGTTTTCCCCTCTCTACTCCCGTTCTTCGTATTGGCCGAGATTCTCATGGGGCTTGGTGTGGTCAGGGGTCTAGGCGTTTTGCTCGAACCCCTCATGCGCCCACTCTTTAGCGTACCCGGGGTCGGTGCATTCGCGCTGTCGATGGGGCTGGCCGCTGGCTATCCAATGGACGCAGTCATCGCTTCGCGGTTTCGCGAAACGGGACAGTGTACGCGCGTGGAAGGCGAGCGCCTGCTTGCCTTCACCAATACGGCCGATCCGCTGTTTATGCTCAGCGCAGTCGCCGTGGGCATGTTTAAATCTCCGGCCGTCGGCGGGTTATTAGCCGTCTCCCACTACATCTCCGCGTTTCTCGTCGGGGTATGCTTCAAGTTCTGGGGGCGCAAAGACAAAGATCACCTTGCGGAACTTCAAGCACGCCGTACAGAGCGCGCAAAAGGCTCGATTTTTGTCCGCGCCTATCGAGAGATGATGCTCGCCCGCGAGGAAGATGGGCGCCCGTTCGGCAAATTGCTAGGGAACGCGGTGACCGAGTCGATGCAGACCTTGATCATGATTTGCGGTTTCATCGTCTTCTTCGCGGTATTCATCGAAATTCTCAGCCTCAGTGGGATGATGAGCGTGATCGGGGCCCCAATCGGCCTCATCTACCACATGTTCCACATCAATGGCGGACTGGTGAACCCGACCATCGCCGGACTCTTGGAGCTGGATATCGGCAGCGCCCAAACGGCAGTGGTCAACGCGCCGATGCTGCAGAAGCTCGCGCTCGTGAGCGGAATCATCGGCTGGAGCGGATTGGCCGTCCACGCTCAGGTTGCGAGTGTGCTGACGAACACGGACATCCGAATGCTCCCCTATTTCTTGGCTCGTTTTCTGCAGGCTATCTTCGCAGCGGCTGCCACGGTCGTCCTCTACTTGATGGGCATGGGGCGCGTCGCAACGGAGGCGATGGCCCACGTTCCGGGTTTGACTGGCGTCGGCCAGGCCCTCGACGGACACCCGTTCTGGCAAGTTTCATCCTCTGCCATCGCACTGTGGCTCTGTATCGTGGCGGGATTACTGGTCATCTCGATGGCCCTCAGCATCCTCCGGCGCGTACGCGTCATCGCCTTCCACACGCGGCTGAAATAA
- a CDS encoding nucleotide pyrophosphohydrolase, protein MTDKELSVVDLDQVQARVDAYIGQFQEGYFEPMTLVVRLTEELGELAREINHHYGEKPKKKDEPEGDIALELGDLLFVITCLANRLDLNLASAFDAVMHKFETRDKDRWTRISPADRPDEP, encoded by the coding sequence ATGACCGATAAGGAGCTATCTGTCGTGGATTTGGACCAAGTGCAAGCGCGCGTGGACGCGTACATAGGGCAGTTTCAGGAAGGCTACTTCGAGCCGATGACGCTCGTTGTGCGGCTGACCGAGGAACTTGGCGAACTCGCTCGCGAAATCAACCATCATTATGGGGAAAAGCCGAAAAAGAAAGATGAACCAGAGGGAGATATCGCTTTGGAACTCGGCGACTTGTTGTTTGTGATCACCTGTCTGGCCAACCGTCTGGATCTAAACTTAGCCAGTGCCTTTGACGCAGTGATGCATAAATTTGAGACCAGGGACAAGGACCGCTGGACGCGTATTTCCCCAGCGGATCGTCCTGATGAGCCTTGA